Part of the Haliotis asinina isolate JCU_RB_2024 chromosome 8, JCU_Hal_asi_v2, whole genome shotgun sequence genome is shown below.
CGTGTCGAATGTTCAATAATTATACCCCAATAGGTGAGAGTATTTGTACACAGGAGACAATGTGCCTGTATATCTAGTGAGTGAATGCGTCATGTCACTGACCAATGGTTCACGACTTACGTTAGTTGCATCGTGTGCCCATGTCACTCCTCTCAAAGTCACAAAAGTAAAATCAAAGCAACTTTATCATGaaagaaaaccaagttctagGGGTAATCAACTCCTTTATTCCAATATATGACATCATCGTAAAacatggttttccttcatctttacaacttctaaaatccTCTCCAAGCAACTATATCAGCGGAATGTTTTAACTTCTGATGAGTAACAAAATGTTTTAGCCAAATAAGAAAAGGAATTGTATATATTGCTATAGTCACCCGGTTAAAGCATGAGTGGAAGGTGGTAAAGGGAGAGAATCGCGCGTTTAACATTTGAGTAATATACGATGCAAACTTATAcaaattatgtattttcaaatttaaCAGACCACGATTAGAAGGGTTCTTTGCTTCTAACTGTTGCACCCCCTTCCCCGACCCCCCTTCCCTGGCCAGTGTGTTTGACCAGCTGTGCCCGGTGATGATCGAGCGCCGCGTATGACCCCTGTCCGCTAGAAGCCGTGATATATGACCAACGGTCATTCTTGCCTGTCTCATAATGTTCAATGTTACTTGCTACAACTCGGTCAGTTAGGTCAAGCTGACCCAAGCATGAGAGCGGAGCTATCTCTATTAGCGCCCTTGTGATCGTCTCATTCTAACTGGACAATTATTTGGCGGGTTAGTATCTCTCGGTGTTACGCAATCTTCATCTCAGAGTTAGCCAGACACAGAGATGGCCATTGGATTGCCACAGTGAAAGAGAGAGAGCTATTAATAGCGACTGGCCAGTGCTACGTCACGGCAGCTCTTTATGCAGCCATTGTGCAAGCGGGTCACTCCGAGTTCACGCATTCGCAAACACTGTATAAGCATTGGTCACTGACAGCGCGTCAGTTGGGCTGACCTGTGCTGGAGTAGAGAGAGCTCGGACCTCGTCCGCTCCCGCAACAGCTTGGATACTGTTTGATTGTGTATTCCACCCGGACACTTACCCTACTTCCCTGCACCCGGATACCACACCTGGACTTCGTATTAACAGTAAGTATTAGAAGGCAGCATAGGTCAGCATGACATGACATTGGACACGACTATACTTGACCAATCTGGTCCCGAGTGGTCAGTATCCAGACAGTGCGGGCTTTGGCAGCAGGGTTCCTTGTGTGGTGAAGAGGGCCGTGGATGTCCCATCGGAACCTACCACACCCATCTGGTCCGACCTCATCTTCGTCGTAGGTTTGGAAGGTTCGGGCGAATACTATTACCATTGGAACTTACTGTGTACCAGGCCTTCTCTGGAAGTGTTCCGGAGCCGTAGTGGAGCCATGATGCATCATCGATCAGCATGACTGTGTGGACTTAGACATATGTGGACTTAGACATATGTGGacctagacacagacacagaaatTGAGTTGGGCGGGACACACATGTGATGCCAAGTTTTCACAGATTATGCAGTACATTCTGCGCCTTCTTTGGACCAGGCGTTCTCTGTTTACTTGTGACTGGACGATTTATGGGGTTTTGTAACGTTTGTTTACTGGGATATTTGTAAACACTCACCCTTGCTTTCTATTACGTATGTTTAGACGTGGCTTCTTATTGTCGCCTGTAATCGTTTACAGTCGTATAAGTACAACATGAAAACTAGTAACAGGGTTGACGTTACGATTAGAACGATGTGCTGACTGAGATTCTGTTAGACAATTTGTTAGACAAGATCTCTTGTGGCCCTGTCAGTACAACCCTTCTCCGTGTGTAACAACAGGGGCCTGACAGACGGGGTGGGGGTGTTGTGTCACCTTATCGGACATTTCCACTGGACGGACAATCACTGACCTCCAGACCATCTATGTCATGTTTCGTTATTCAGTGTcggattttttttatcattttgacaGTTTTGGGTGATAACACACAACAGGGTTTAAACATACCTCGAAGGAAAGTGCAACATGCGTGGTGTATCCTACATTGCGCGGATAAGTTTGGAATTCCAATCACGATGCTATCTATTTCACTATTTCTTTTCTGTTGATTTGTGTTTATATCTTAGACTTCGCATTGCTTTAGCGCTAACCAAGACAAACTAGACACGACAAAGTACATATTACGTTCACCTGTAGACTCAAACAGTTACCCGATACGCGAGTTAGACCGATACCCGAAACACTTCAAAGTGTAGACAGAAAGCCTACAGAAGCTGAAACAGATACCactgtttttgacaaatgataaGAATGCATAGTATTTAACGGAAATAAAAAATCCCACCCGATTATTTCCTGACAGTGCTTGTGGCTTGGTGTGATGAGGTTTGTGTTTTCGACCTGTTGGTTTTAATGTGTCgattttttattgtttcagtaCATGAGCCATGGCCGACACAGCCCTCGACCTGAGTAAGCCGTCCCTACCGCCACCCACGGAGCGCGTGGCCCCTCTTCCCCCATCCCTGCCGTCACTGCCCCCCGACATCAGCAGCGACTCCGGCCGGGCGTCAGCGTCCTCTACCAGTTCTAATGACGAGGTTCGCCAGCCTGCACCCGACCCCGAGACCCACGGCCGGGACAGTCCCCTGGATGTGAAACCCCAGCTGTTGCCCCCGTCTCCGTCGGCGGACAGTGTTTCTGAGGACGACGACCATGATAAGTCGGACAGAGTTGCTCCAATCCGGCCATTCAAGATGTACCCCATGGATGCCTACCCTGGAAGCCCAATGGCCGGAATGTCCGGGATGGGTGGCCTCAGTCCGACTACAGCCGCTGCAACTGGCCTCAGTCCATCACTTGGAATGCCCTCCATGATAGACCCGGCGTCTGTGTCGCCCTTTGCAATGACCCCGATGACGTCACACTTGTTACAACGGAAACGGCGAGCAGAGAACCGCACACAAATCAGTGAAGAAGCGAAGAAAACGATACCTGTCCCGGAAGAACGGAAAGATGATGCATACTGGGAGCGGCGGCGGAAGAACAACGAGGCTGCAAAGCGGTCCAGGGATGCACGACGGATGAAGGAAGAGGAAATTGCAATGAGAGCAGCCTATCTGGAGCAGGAAAATCTCAAACTGAGAGCGCAGGTTGCCATCTTAAAGAACGAGACTGCTAAGTTACACTACATGTTATATAACAGAATGTGATGTGGAAAATTAAAGACTTCCTCTATCTCAGGGATACAAACGGTCACGCCCCGCGTTTTATTCGACTGTGGTGCCTACGGGCCACGTCCAGCCTCGTGATAGAGACACGCCAAGGCAGGGGCGGAGACAcaaccgagtgagtgagtgaacgcgTCCACCTCGGATGTGTGCCGGTGACTAGAACACGAATCTCAAGTCACGTGACTCAGTGCACgtgcatatgtgtgtatatttttgtaCAGACTCATGTATCTAGGTCAACGATTGTTCATCTCAGGTTGTCTGACCGTGACGTGGAACGGCTGCCTTGCCGGCCGCAGTGACAGCCTCTACAACATCCTGGATAAGCTTCAAGTCCCTCTCTAGGGGCGATCTGTTTTGTTTGGTATTCTCTCTAGCTAGGTATAAAATGTTTTTACTTGGAAAATGTGATGAAGATTATATTTACATGAGTGTAAGTGCTATCATTAGATGATGCAGTCGGCGATGACGCTAAGTGCGGAGGTAGGAATGGTTGTCGCAGGAGCGAGTTCTCCATACAGCGTGTAAGTGCTATCATAGGCCCGGCAGACATAGTAGCTAGACTAGAAGCCAAGATGTTTCTCTCTTATATatcattattactattattattgctattattattatttggaTTATATATTGTCGCTGCTTCTCCCTCCATCAGCCTGTGCATTACTTGGTGCAGCTGCACTGTGAGCTGACCAAGGCAGAGTATTTTGTCATCTACACATTTGTATGAATAAACAATGCAAAAACACTAGCCTCTCCTTTGTCTGGTTGTCCCTACAGTAAGAAGATAAACAGATGGTGCGGGTGTTCTTGTGTTCAGTACCTGGTCATTTCTTGCGGAATTACATCGGTAGACCGGAGACTTCAAATGTTAAAATTTCAAAAAGACAGCGAAGTCTGACCACGCCTGATGTCGCTAGACACTGAGTAATTGTGACGACAAGAGACAATGGCTGTACATTGTGGTCCTGAATGGAACTCTCCGTGCTAGCTGAACAAACAACACGTTTGATTAAAAATTCGGactaaaaaagaaaacattataatGAGGAAATGCATTCATGCGCTGGTAAATGACAACATTTTAGCCAGAACAGAACAGCCGTCTGGACTTAGCTAGTCAGTCTGTCTGGCATTCCCTTAATCACACTGgtttccctacagcctagctctccctgcaatgtagtctgtctcagtccctgaaccacattattttcaacGCCTTCATTTCAATGCTGAATCCCtaaaagaagcaagtctagatttccgcaAGTtccactggggctccttttcagtttaaatgggtttatttgttactattaaATTATATAGCCTATATTCGTTTGTTTTAACTGGTCGCTGTGAGCCAGTATACTGGGCTCTGTCTCTTATATTTCAATGTACGATGTACAAAGAGACGATAGTTGTGAACAATGAAATGCACAAGGTTACGTAACATTTTATTGCCTGCTATATTTAAACGGAAGTGGTCTACGAAAGACAAACTAAGGCCtagtctctaaatatatataattttgatagtaagaaACAAAACTATTTTAACTGAGAAAGAGCCAAAGGGtcaccagagattcagaacctgatgaaatctcagtctaagtaaacttggtctcagtacttttccttaCACTCCACtattgagtctaacaaaacctcatgggaggtcgcgtcaggcaacctttgagactgaccaatcagaacacagcttaccaaatcgcgaaagtgcacattcgcatataatttttgaactttttatctcgaaaaggtttcgTACatgaacgattccgaatgctatttaggcAGGGCTTACATTACGTCCGTTTTTTGAATGCATGCCTTATGCGTTGCGTTTTTGCTCTTA
Proteins encoded:
- the LOC137294352 gene encoding transcription factor ces-2-like codes for the protein MADTALDLSKPSLPPPTERVAPLPPSLPSLPPDISSDSGRASASSTSSNDEVRQPAPDPETHGRDSPLDVKPQLLPPSPSADSVSEDDDHDKSDRVAPIRPFKMYPMDAYPGSPMAGMSGMGGLSPTTAAATGLSPSLGMPSMIDPASVSPFAMTPMTSHLLQRKRRAENRTQISEEAKKTIPVPEERKDDAYWERRRKNNEAAKRSRDARRMKEEEIAMRAAYLEQENLKLRAQVAILKNETAKLHYMLYNRM